From a single Cyclobacterium marinum DSM 745 genomic region:
- the rpiB gene encoding ribose 5-phosphate isomerase B: MSEIIAIGGDHAGFTYKQKLIEVLQKKGYEVKDFGPFSEGSVDYPDFIHPLCNAITSGEMKRGIIICGSGNGVAITANKHQGIRAAICWNEELAALSRQHNDANLISIPARFVSFELAEKMVETFLTTAFEGGRHARRVDKIPC, encoded by the coding sequence ATGTCAGAAATAATCGCTATAGGAGGTGACCATGCAGGATTCACCTATAAACAAAAGTTGATAGAAGTCCTCCAGAAAAAAGGCTATGAAGTAAAGGACTTTGGTCCTTTTTCTGAGGGGTCAGTGGATTATCCTGATTTTATCCATCCCTTGTGTAATGCAATTACTTCAGGAGAAATGAAACGTGGGATAATCATCTGTGGCAGTGGCAATGGAGTGGCCATTACTGCCAATAAACACCAAGGAATTAGAGCGGCCATTTGCTGGAATGAGGAATTGGCAGCCCTTTCAAGGCAACACAATGATGCAAACCTTATTTCTATTCCTGCAAGATTTGTAAGCTTTGAACTTGCAGAGAAAATGGTAGAGACATTCCTTACTACAGCGTTTGAAGGAGGAAGACATGCCCGAAGAGTGGACAAAATTCCCTGCTAA
- the tatC gene encoding twin-arginine translocase subunit TatC, whose product MALDQYNEEEEDENGMSFLDHLEQLRWHLLRSISAILIFMVLAFLSKGFVFGQVILGPSKVDFVTYRMLCKLSELFYLPALCIEKLPFIIQSRQMTGQFSMHITSSLVVGLIAAFPYVFWEIWRFISPGLYAKERNAARGAVFFVSLLFFMGASFGYFILSPLSINFLSNYQLDPSIANEFDITSYVSTLSMLVLASAVMFQLPVVIYFLTQAGLVSSAMLKAYRRHSIVVILVLSAVITPPDVISQILIAMPILVLYEAGIIIAKRLERKRREEELEDEL is encoded by the coding sequence GTGGCACTCGATCAATATAACGAAGAAGAGGAAGACGAGAATGGCATGTCCTTCTTGGATCATTTAGAACAGTTGAGATGGCATTTACTGCGATCGATATCAGCGATTCTAATTTTCATGGTCCTGGCATTTCTTTCCAAAGGGTTTGTGTTTGGTCAGGTAATTCTTGGTCCTTCAAAAGTAGATTTTGTGACTTACAGGATGCTTTGTAAGTTATCTGAACTATTTTATCTTCCTGCCCTTTGTATTGAGAAGCTTCCCTTTATCATTCAAAGCAGACAAATGACGGGGCAGTTTTCCATGCACATTACTTCCAGTTTGGTGGTAGGCTTGATTGCTGCTTTTCCTTATGTGTTTTGGGAAATATGGAGATTTATTAGTCCTGGGCTGTATGCCAAGGAGCGAAATGCTGCAAGAGGAGCAGTTTTCTTTGTAAGTTTACTGTTTTTCATGGGCGCGAGCTTTGGGTATTTTATTTTATCTCCACTATCAATTAACTTTCTTTCCAATTACCAGCTTGACCCTTCTATTGCGAATGAGTTTGATATTACATCTTATGTATCAACCTTGTCCATGTTGGTGTTGGCCTCTGCGGTAATGTTTCAACTTCCTGTTGTTATCTATTTCTTAACCCAGGCCGGACTTGTATCTTCGGCAATGCTTAAGGCATACAGAAGGCATTCCATAGTGGTAATTTTGGTATTGTCTGCAGTAATCACTCCACCGGACGTGATCAGTCAAATATTGATAGCCATGCCTATCTTGGTGCTTTACGAAGCAGGTATTATTATCGCCAAACGTTTGGAAAGAAAGCGCAGAGAAGAAGAACTGGAAGACGAGTTATAA
- a CDS encoding serine hydroxymethyltransferase: MKRDQLIFDLIAKEEDRQKRGIELIASENFTSKQVMEAAGSVLTNKYAEGLPKKRYYGGCEIVDDIEQIAIDRAKALFGATWANVQPHSGAQANAAVFLACLKAGDAILGFDLSHGGHLTHGSPVNFSGKLYDPHFYGVEEETGVIDYDKVEAQAKEVNPKLLICGASAYSRDWDYERLRAIADEVGAILLADISHPSGLIAKGLLNDPLEFCHVVTTTTHKTLRGPRGGLILMREDFDNPFGLKNPKGELRKMSALLDSGVFPGTQGGPLEHIIAAKAIAFEEALSDEYLEYIIQVKKNAAVMADAFVEKGYQLISGGTDNHLMLIDLRNKDLTGKIAENTLGKVDITINKNMVPFDTKSPFVTSGMRIGTAAITTRGLVEADMLKIVDLIDQSLMNHEDEAKLAEIKATVNDWMVQFPLY, translated from the coding sequence ATGAAAAGAGATCAATTAATATTTGACCTGATAGCAAAGGAGGAGGACAGACAAAAAAGAGGAATAGAGCTGATCGCCTCAGAAAATTTCACTAGTAAGCAAGTTATGGAAGCTGCAGGAAGCGTGCTTACCAATAAATATGCTGAAGGTCTTCCCAAGAAACGGTATTATGGCGGCTGTGAAATAGTGGATGATATTGAGCAGATTGCAATAGATAGAGCCAAAGCTCTTTTTGGAGCAACCTGGGCTAATGTTCAACCTCACTCAGGAGCACAAGCCAATGCAGCTGTGTTTTTAGCTTGTTTAAAAGCTGGAGATGCCATTTTAGGTTTTGATCTTTCGCATGGTGGCCACCTTACTCACGGCTCACCGGTGAATTTTTCTGGAAAGCTTTACGATCCTCATTTTTACGGTGTGGAGGAAGAAACAGGCGTGATCGACTATGATAAAGTTGAAGCGCAAGCCAAAGAAGTTAATCCTAAATTATTGATTTGTGGCGCGTCTGCCTACAGTCGTGATTGGGATTACGAAAGGTTAAGGGCCATAGCGGATGAGGTAGGAGCAATTTTACTTGCAGATATTTCACATCCTTCAGGACTTATAGCCAAAGGCTTGCTGAATGATCCACTGGAATTTTGCCATGTGGTAACCACTACTACTCATAAAACCCTTAGAGGGCCTAGAGGTGGTTTGATTCTAATGAGAGAAGATTTTGATAATCCATTTGGTCTTAAAAATCCAAAAGGAGAATTAAGGAAGATGTCAGCATTATTGGATTCAGGGGTATTCCCGGGCACACAGGGTGGTCCATTGGAACACATTATTGCTGCCAAAGCCATTGCTTTTGAAGAGGCGCTTTCTGATGAATATTTGGAATATATCATTCAAGTAAAGAAAAATGCTGCAGTGATGGCTGACGCATTTGTTGAAAAAGGTTACCAATTGATATCAGGAGGTACAGACAACCACCTTATGTTGATTGATCTTCGAAACAAAGACCTAACAGGCAAAATTGCAGAAAATACACTTGGTAAAGTGGATATAACCATTAATAAAAACATGGTTCCATTTGATACTAAGTCTCCATTTGTAACCTCCGGTATGCGTATTGGTACTGCAGCCATTACTACACGTGGGCTAGTAGAAGCAGATATGTTGAAAATTGTGGATTTGATCGATCAGTCACTTATGAATCATGAAGATGAGGCAAAGCTAGCAGAGATTAAAGCGACTGTTAACGACTGGATGGTTCAATTTCCTTTATATTAA
- a CDS encoding AEC family transporter, with translation MANILIVITSILIGLILQKVRNFPVEAPKALNAYLIYVVLPAVSLLHISKLNLGLELLLPVSVGWIIFTITWILFGYLGKRFGWDKKTIGCLIICGGLSNTGFIGYPVIEAIYGAEGLKIAVLIDQTGSFLVVSSLAIIVASLYGSEKMRKRDISRQMLLFPPFLFFILALLLNIFQIEIKGVVEKVLESFSATLTPIALIAVGLQIKIKVSDIKDNYLWYGLAHKLILIPTLIYAIYHWIPADNPDQNLIFKVSVMEAAMASMITSSIIATNYNLRPKLASLLVGVGIPLSVITLTFWFYLLEYFR, from the coding sequence ATGGCAAACATACTTATCGTTATCACCTCAATTCTAATTGGTTTAATTCTTCAGAAAGTCAGAAACTTCCCGGTCGAAGCACCTAAGGCATTGAATGCCTATTTGATTTATGTGGTTTTACCTGCAGTCTCATTACTTCACATTTCAAAATTAAATCTTGGTCTGGAATTACTCCTACCCGTATCGGTGGGATGGATAATTTTCACCATTACTTGGATATTATTCGGCTATTTAGGTAAACGTTTTGGATGGGATAAAAAAACAATTGGATGTCTCATTATTTGCGGTGGTCTTTCCAATACCGGGTTTATAGGCTACCCTGTGATCGAAGCCATATATGGGGCTGAAGGGCTGAAAATAGCTGTCCTTATTGATCAAACCGGCTCTTTTTTGGTAGTCAGTAGTTTGGCCATCATTGTAGCCTCTCTTTATGGTTCAGAAAAAATGAGGAAAAGAGATATCTCTAGACAAATGCTACTCTTTCCTCCCTTTTTATTTTTTATTTTGGCGCTCTTACTAAATATATTTCAAATTGAAATCAAAGGTGTAGTTGAAAAAGTACTAGAGAGTTTCTCTGCTACCCTTACCCCCATTGCTTTAATCGCCGTTGGATTACAAATAAAAATTAAAGTATCAGACATCAAAGACAATTACCTTTGGTATGGACTTGCCCATAAACTGATCTTAATCCCTACCTTAATATATGCCATTTATCATTGGATCCCGGCGGATAACCCGGACCAAAATTTAATTTTTAAAGTAAGTGTCATGGAAGCGGCCATGGCCTCCATGATCACATCATCAATTATTGCCACCAATTACAACCTTCGCCCAAAGCTCGCTTCACTTCTTGTGGGAGTTGGGATACCACTCTCTGTAATCACCTTAACCTTTTGGTTTTACCTCTTAGAATATTTTCGCTAG
- a CDS encoding AsmA-like C-terminal region-containing protein — MKKIAYFIFALFALILLVLVAVPFFFKDKIFDKLDEELDKSVNATVYYDRDKVSLSVFSNFPSLSASLGDFGIKGNPPFQNDTLVNVGEMQVDLDIWSVIFSDNPSLEGIRLKDGQFYVKVLEDGQANYDIMYASEEEEVVDTTSSNFQLGIDLIEIENLDFIYDDRSLDFLMVMSEMNFEGSGDLALDVYDLMVVGEGNIVNVAYEGVEYLTNKVLAIDSEINVDLENMKFGVNEATFKLNDFGFGVDGYLAMPGENIEMDAKFYGQDNDFKSALSLVPGVYSSSFDALKTSGEMDFSGALKGTYNENSFPSFQFGLVIKEGMFQYPDLPRPVQHVNMDLRIANESGNLDYTSIDLSTFSLQFGEQPVSGRLKIKDLVSYEMDGQLKGELDLLEMTSIFPIEDMELKGQLAIDATAKGRYDSVAQIIPVINANIDLSNGYVKSVAYPAPIDNINVRAIANNNTGKMNDFAINIPSFGFELEGEKIDGALKFSDLKEMNYDFAVHGAIDLGKIATIMPMEDVLLEGKIQADLDAKGSYAAIEANRFGALDTKGEMVVNDFYYADKDYPQGVRINEASANFSPKAINLTKMDARLGESPVEASGTLSNYMAFLLSDEGNELKGNLSVYSSNFNVNEWMTESESISEDTTSMEVIALPDNIDFVMDVKADKILYDNLTLNNAQGKMKVKDAVLSLEGFKTDMLGGSIAFDGSYNSKDITKPSFDMTLDISRLGVQDAFKSFVTVQTFAPIAQHVTGDFSTKFSFSGLLGQDMMPILSSLDGSGLIKLAETAIKDSPLIQGITSLTKLDDTATISLKPMNISAKIEDGMLNIPPFELQLWDYPAKIQGSTGFDGRINYLVAIDVPASKFGSKINGLVTNLVGTDLSDTKVPLAFNIGGSYARPNVGLASSETLDSYISNALKSRVGGAKEDVQEKIAADFKAKEDSLKQEFKEKSEVAKDSLVQEASKLVDQTKEKAVNEVKNLLKGFTNRNKPATTEEKETPNPE, encoded by the coding sequence ATGAAAAAAATAGCTTATTTTATTTTTGCATTATTTGCACTCATTCTTTTGGTCTTGGTAGCAGTTCCGTTTTTTTTCAAAGATAAAATCTTTGATAAGCTCGACGAAGAGCTGGACAAGAGTGTAAATGCGACGGTATACTATGATAGAGATAAAGTTAGTCTAAGTGTTTTTAGCAACTTCCCAAGCCTTTCTGCAAGTCTAGGGGATTTTGGTATCAAAGGCAATCCACCATTCCAAAATGACACCTTGGTAAATGTTGGGGAAATGCAGGTTGATTTGGATATCTGGTCGGTTATTTTTAGTGACAACCCAAGTTTAGAAGGTATTCGCTTGAAGGATGGCCAATTTTATGTTAAGGTTTTAGAAGATGGGCAGGCCAATTATGACATTATGTATGCAAGTGAAGAAGAAGAGGTAGTAGACACTACATCGTCAAACTTTCAATTGGGAATTGATTTAATTGAAATTGAAAACCTTGACTTCATATATGATGACCGGTCTCTGGATTTCTTAATGGTTATGTCTGAAATGAATTTTGAAGGCAGTGGAGATCTTGCCCTTGATGTTTATGATCTTATGGTAGTCGGGGAGGGCAATATTGTGAATGTTGCGTATGAAGGCGTGGAGTATTTGACTAATAAAGTGCTTGCCATAGACTCAGAAATCAATGTAGATCTTGAAAACATGAAGTTCGGGGTCAATGAGGCAACTTTTAAACTAAACGATTTTGGTTTTGGAGTGGATGGCTATCTTGCCATGCCCGGAGAAAATATTGAGATGGATGCCAAGTTTTATGGGCAAGACAATGATTTTAAAAGTGCCCTTTCTTTGGTTCCGGGCGTTTATTCGTCTTCTTTTGATGCATTGAAAACATCCGGTGAGATGGACTTTTCAGGAGCATTAAAAGGAACCTATAATGAGAATTCATTTCCTTCTTTTCAATTTGGCCTTGTTATAAAAGAGGGGATGTTTCAGTATCCTGATCTTCCAAGGCCTGTCCAACATGTAAATATGGATTTAAGAATTGCCAATGAATCCGGCAATTTAGATTATACGAGCATTGATCTTTCTACTTTTTCGCTTCAATTTGGTGAACAACCTGTTTCAGGACGTCTAAAAATAAAAGATTTGGTCAGTTATGAAATGGATGGCCAACTCAAAGGTGAATTGGACTTGTTGGAAATGACTTCAATATTCCCAATCGAAGACATGGAGTTAAAAGGGCAGCTGGCCATTGATGCTACTGCCAAAGGGAGGTATGATAGTGTGGCCCAAATTATTCCTGTTATCAATGCGAATATTGATTTGTCAAATGGATATGTGAAAAGTGTTGCCTATCCGGCCCCTATTGATAATATCAATGTTCGGGCCATAGCGAATAATAATACAGGTAAGATGAATGATTTTGCCATAAATATTCCTTCATTTGGCTTCGAATTGGAAGGGGAGAAAATTGATGGGGCTTTAAAGTTTAGTGACCTAAAGGAGATGAATTACGATTTTGCAGTTCATGGGGCTATCGACTTAGGTAAGATTGCTACAATAATGCCTATGGAAGATGTCTTGCTGGAGGGCAAGATTCAGGCAGACTTGGATGCAAAAGGAAGTTATGCAGCCATTGAGGCTAACCGCTTCGGTGCTCTCGATACCAAGGGTGAAATGGTGGTCAATGACTTTTATTACGCAGATAAAGATTATCCACAAGGAGTTAGGATAAATGAAGCTTCTGCCAACTTTAGTCCTAAAGCCATTAATCTTACCAAAATGGATGCCCGGCTTGGAGAGAGTCCTGTGGAAGCTTCAGGTACTTTATCCAACTATATGGCATTTCTTTTAAGTGATGAAGGGAATGAGCTTAAAGGCAATTTGTCGGTTTATTCAAGTAACTTTAATGTGAATGAATGGATGACTGAATCCGAAAGTATCAGTGAAGACACTACCTCTATGGAGGTCATTGCATTGCCAGACAATATCGATTTTGTAATGGATGTGAAGGCAGACAAAATCCTTTATGACAACCTTACGCTTAATAATGCTCAAGGGAAAATGAAGGTAAAGGATGCCGTACTTTCTCTGGAAGGTTTTAAGACAGATATGTTAGGAGGTTCAATCGCATTTGATGGTAGTTACAATTCCAAAGACATAACCAAGCCATCATTTGACATGACCTTAGATATTAGCAGGTTGGGTGTGCAAGATGCCTTCAAATCATTTGTGACGGTTCAAACATTTGCACCTATAGCGCAACATGTAACAGGGGATTTTTCTACTAAATTTTCTTTTTCCGGTTTACTTGGCCAAGACATGATGCCGATTTTATCAAGCCTTGATGGTTCCGGCTTAATAAAATTGGCTGAAACAGCCATCAAGGACAGTCCACTTATTCAAGGCATTACTAGCTTGACCAAACTGGATGATACAGCCACCATTAGTTTAAAGCCAATGAATATTTCAGCTAAAATTGAAGATGGAATGTTGAACATACCTCCGTTTGAATTGCAGTTATGGGATTATCCTGCGAAGATTCAAGGTAGTACCGGCTTTGATGGTAGGATCAATTATCTGGTTGCCATAGACGTGCCTGCAAGTAAGTTTGGATCAAAGATCAATGGGCTGGTTACCAATTTAGTTGGAACTGACTTGTCAGATACCAAGGTGCCATTGGCCTTTAATATTGGCGGTAGTTATGCACGTCCTAATGTTGGATTGGCATCTTCTGAGACGCTGGATAGTTATATTTCTAATGCCTTGAAAAGTAGAGTTGGTGGGGCAAAAGAAGATGTACAAGAAAAAATTGCTGCTGATTTCAAAGCAAAAGAAGATAGTTTAAAACAAGAATTTAAGGAGAAGTCTGAAGTGGCCAAAGATAGTTTGGTTCAAGAAGCATCTAAATTGGTGGACCAGACCAAAGAAAAAGCAGTAAATGAAGTAAAAAACCTTCTTAAGGGATTTACCAATAGGAATAAACCGGCAACTACAGAAGAGAAGGAAACCCCTAATCCTGAATAA
- a CDS encoding NADPH-dependent F420 reductase: MNIGILGGTNLATNLGNKFISRGMNVAFGVREGFSTRKVEWRILKMHNHNVLNYAEVISNSDVVIICCENEFLPVVCKYIKEYSSPEMLIVDSTNGVNDESVVCNTTLIRQETGHQHVFKAFNNLGLDYPKSDPLELIKETYFCGDNTKDKLVVKKLIELIGFKAIDAGAIKNAPLLEAVYHLSKEISSAKAGDCHFRLMSV; encoded by the coding sequence ATGAATATAGGAATTTTAGGCGGTACTAATTTGGCGACCAACCTAGGCAATAAGTTTATTTCTAGAGGAATGAATGTGGCTTTTGGTGTAAGGGAGGGATTCAGTACACGTAAAGTAGAGTGGAGAATTCTCAAAATGCATAACCACAATGTTTTAAACTATGCAGAAGTGATTTCAAACTCGGATGTGGTGATCATATGTTGTGAAAATGAGTTTTTACCGGTGGTATGTAAGTATATCAAAGAATACAGTTCACCAGAAATGTTGATTGTCGACAGTACAAATGGAGTAAATGATGAAAGTGTTGTCTGTAATACTACACTTATTAGGCAAGAAACAGGACATCAGCACGTTTTTAAAGCCTTCAATAACCTTGGACTTGATTATCCCAAATCTGATCCATTAGAATTAATTAAAGAAACTTATTTCTGCGGAGACAACACCAAAGATAAACTGGTTGTAAAGAAATTAATTGAATTGATAGGGTTTAAAGCAATTGATGCCGGGGCAATAAAAAATGCGCCCTTGCTTGAGGCTGTTTATCATCTGAGTAAGGAAATATCTTCAGCCAAAGCCGGTGATTGTCATTTTAGGTTAATGTCAGTTTAG
- a CDS encoding inositol monophosphatase family protein: protein MNLQEITKKVEGVARKAGAFIREESKNFNLNKVEQKGFNDLVSYVDKGAEEIVVKELAEIVPEAGFITEEGTRSDNNKPLTWIVDPLDGTTNFVHGIPMYAVSIALARGTEIIVGVVYEINLDECYAAYEGAGSTCNGKPIKVSEAGELENSLVAAGFPYDDGGKLDAYLQLLKYFIKNSHGLRRLGSAAVDLCYVACGRVEGYLEYNLQSYDVAAGALIVKQAGGKVTDFSGGEDFIFGGQILASNSKLHGALEKALSEKFLQK, encoded by the coding sequence ATGAATCTTCAAGAAATTACTAAAAAAGTAGAAGGTGTTGCCCGAAAAGCGGGTGCATTTATCAGAGAAGAAAGCAAAAATTTCAACCTTAATAAAGTAGAACAAAAAGGATTTAATGACCTGGTTTCCTATGTGGATAAAGGTGCGGAAGAGATTGTTGTCAAAGAGTTGGCTGAAATTGTTCCTGAAGCGGGTTTTATCACAGAAGAAGGAACAAGGTCTGATAATAATAAGCCTCTTACTTGGATTGTAGATCCTTTAGATGGTACCACCAACTTTGTTCATGGAATACCAATGTATGCCGTGTCCATTGCGCTTGCAAGGGGTACGGAGATCATTGTGGGTGTGGTGTATGAAATCAATCTTGATGAATGTTACGCAGCTTATGAAGGAGCAGGATCTACATGCAATGGAAAACCTATCAAAGTTAGCGAAGCCGGTGAACTGGAGAATAGTTTAGTGGCAGCAGGTTTTCCTTATGATGATGGAGGTAAGCTGGACGCTTATTTACAATTACTGAAATACTTTATTAAAAATAGTCATGGCCTTCGTCGCTTGGGGTCTGCCGCAGTAGATTTATGTTATGTAGCATGTGGACGCGTGGAAGGCTACTTGGAATATAATTTACAATCTTATGATGTCGCTGCGGGTGCATTAATAGTAAAGCAGGCAGGTGGAAAAGTTACCGATTTCTCCGGTGGAGAGGATTTTATCTTTGGAGGACAGATATTGGCCTCCAATTCCAAACTTCATGGGGCTTTAGAAAAAGCACTTTCCGAAAAATTCCTGCAAAAATAA
- the rsmI gene encoding 16S rRNA (cytidine(1402)-2'-O)-methyltransferase gives MDSGVGLYLVPTPIGNLRDITLRALDTLKEADVILAEDTRTSGKLLKHYEIKRPLESYHIHNEHKSIVRLIERMKQGTVFALITDAGTPGISDPGFLLVREAIAADIEIISLPGSTAIIPALVNSGLPNDRFVFEGFLPHKKGRKTRIESLAEERRTMVFYESPYRLIKTLNQFSEVFGPDREACVSRELTKIHEENVRGSLTELIDYFTTHTLKGEIVLTVAGKI, from the coding sequence ATGGATTCAGGCGTTGGCCTATATTTAGTACCTACACCCATCGGGAACCTTCGGGACATTACCTTAAGGGCCTTGGATACCCTTAAGGAAGCAGATGTGATTTTGGCAGAGGACACAAGAACCTCCGGAAAGCTTCTCAAACATTATGAAATCAAGCGTCCTTTAGAGAGTTATCATATTCACAATGAACACAAGAGCATTGTCAGACTGATTGAAAGAATGAAGCAAGGCACTGTTTTTGCGTTGATAACCGATGCCGGTACCCCCGGAATATCTGATCCGGGTTTTCTTCTGGTGAGAGAAGCAATTGCTGCTGACATTGAGATTATAAGTTTGCCTGGTTCCACTGCCATAATTCCTGCCCTAGTTAATTCGGGACTTCCCAATGACAGATTTGTCTTTGAAGGTTTTTTACCCCATAAGAAAGGTCGAAAGACTCGAATTGAAAGTCTGGCTGAAGAACGTAGAACCATGGTGTTTTATGAATCGCCCTACAGGCTTATTAAGACGCTAAATCAATTTTCTGAAGTTTTCGGTCCTGATAGAGAGGCATGTGTAAGCAGGGAATTGACTAAAATTCATGAAGAGAATGTAAGGGGAAGCCTTACAGAACTTATAGATTATTTTACAACCCACACCCTCAAAGGTGAAATAGTATTAACAGTTGCAGGAAAAATTTAA
- a CDS encoding 4a-hydroxytetrahydrobiopterin dehydratase: MWKEANNKLIKTFEFKDFSEAFAFMTRVALLAESQQHHPNWSNTYNKVHIELTTHDKGNTVTEKDRDLAQAIDRLI, translated from the coding sequence ATGTGGAAAGAAGCCAATAATAAATTAATTAAAACTTTTGAGTTTAAAGATTTTAGCGAAGCTTTTGCCTTTATGACTCGAGTAGCTCTCTTGGCAGAATCTCAGCAACACCATCCCAATTGGAGCAATACGTACAATAAAGTGCATATTGAACTTACGACACACGACAAAGGAAATACAGTGACGGAGAAGGATCGTGATTTAGCCCAAGCAATAGACCGTTTAATATAA
- a CDS encoding DUF493 family protein yields MEKIANNSTFKEKLEKETSFPTLYMFKFIVPNGKENEIGELLPNNEMVLKPSSKGKYVSVTIKSMMPNSQSIIDVYEKAAKIKGVIAL; encoded by the coding sequence ATGGAAAAAATAGCGAATAATTCAACCTTTAAAGAGAAACTGGAAAAAGAAACCAGTTTCCCTACTTTGTACATGTTTAAATTTATTGTACCCAATGGCAAAGAAAATGAGATTGGAGAATTGTTACCCAACAATGAGATGGTTTTAAAGCCATCTTCTAAGGGGAAATACGTTAGCGTGACGATCAAATCAATGATGCCTAATAGCCAATCAATTATTGACGTTTACGAAAAAGCAGCAAAAATTAAAGGAGTAATTGCACTGTAA